One Vicia villosa cultivar HV-30 ecotype Madison, WI linkage group LG5, Vvil1.0, whole genome shotgun sequence genomic window, ACATTAGATAATGCCATGTACGCTTCGTTCTCACCTAAACATTTTAATAAAATGCCTTCAGGCATTTTCTTGAATAGCTTATTTCCCATCAAAACGTATGACAAAGCTCTATACTTGGTTTTCCTATCCGTGTTCAATGAAGGatctttaagatattctataATTGGAATTCTCCAATCTGTATTTGTTAGAGCATCAATGGCCAATACCTCGAATTCTTCTTCATTAGCATAACCCAATCGATTTCTCTCCAAGTCACTTGGAGATAGCTTGGTTGCCATTGCTTTCCCTTTTATTTCAACCAATTCCTCTAGCTTCTCCTTTGAGATcttatatcctgaagctatttGTGCTAgatcattagcttcttgatttTTTATTCTAGGGACATGTTTTATATCTAtgtattcgaattttttaagcaacctatttgcaaTAACGAAATACATGATCAGGTTTTCCTTGATGCACTTATACTCCTTCGTTAATTGCTTGCTTACTAGTTCTGAGTCGCCTTTGATTTCGAccctggttgcccccaattccaacaaggcttcaagtcctgcTATCAAGGCTTCGTATTATGCCTTATTGTTGGAGCATGAAGGTCCTTCGATTCTATACTTaagttttgttggaattccatcaggcgAAATCAATAGAATCCCAACTCCACTGCCTTCCTTATGGGTGGAACCGTCGAAAAATAATCTCCAAGGCTTGAACTCAACTAAGAGTTGAGGAGTCTCAACCACTGCGTGATCTACTATGAAATTTAAGACTACTTGCCCCTTCATAGCTTTCAAAGGCATGAAGGCTAAAGAGTACTCAGTTAGgcctaaagcccatttgccaattcgactgtgcattattggcttagataacatgtacttaataacatcaaaatgagaggagACATATAAATCTATTGgatttatataatatttgagtttagtACATGAGAAATGCAAACATAAGCACAACTTCTCTATTGGAgtgtatctagtctctgcatcatttaaTACCCTACTTGGTAATTTATGGCCCtctcgatgccattttcatcttcttgcgcTAGCATACTACCTATAGAAGTGTCTAAAGCCGATAGATACAGTCTCATAGGCTTCTTTCCACTTGGTGGTGACAAAATAGGTGAATTCTTCATATATTGCTTTATCTTTTCAAATGCCTCTTGATTTTCACTTGTCCACTCGAAATTTCCATGCTTCACACGCAAGAGAGGAGAAAAGGCTTGAATTCGACCACTCAAATTTGAAATTAATCTCCTCAGGAAATTTATCTTCCCTAATAAAGATTGCAACTTTTTCTTACTTCATGGTGCTTTGttctccataatagcctttgttttattctgattaatctcTATCCCCTTTTTGTGGACCACAAAGCCTagaaaatctccagcctgcacacaAAAGGCACATTTAagagggttcatcttcaagccatgctttctcattctttcgaatgattggctcagatggatTAGATGATCTTCGTTTGATATAGACTTTATGACTATATCATCTATATAAACCTGCATGAAGGTTTCGATGTAATCATGAAAAATAGAATTCATTGCCCGTTGGtatgttgccccagcgttttttagaccaaaaggcatgataatccattcgtaagtgcctattgctccaGGGCAACGAAAGGCCGTTTTGGAAACATCCTCTTCTGCAAAGAAAATTTGGTTATACTCGGAATAACCATCGAGCATGCTAAGATACTCATATCATGCAGCTGAGTCAACTAGCATTTCCGCCACAGGCATTgggtattcatctttaggggttgctgcatttagatcacgaaaatctatgcaaacTCGTAAAGAACCATTTTTCTTAATAACTGGAACTATATTTGCAATCCATTCCACATACCTGGTGATCCGAATGAAATTGCAGCGAAGGAGTCTTTCAACCTCCTTTTTAATCTTCGAAAGGATCTCTGGAGAGAATCTCCTTGGtgtctgcttgatgggcttcttgccATCCTTAATAGGAAGCTTTAATTCGACCAGATCTCTCTTCAAACCAGgaatctcatcatagtcccaagaaAAACgatctttattttgttttaataattcTACTAACCTGTTTTTCATCTCTGGATCAAGTTTAACGCTGATGTATGTAACTCTCTTTGTGGTTCCATCTCCGAGATCAATCTCTTTTAGTGGTTCCTGTGCTAACATCTTTACGCCTGATGATCCTggatctttctcgaatcccaaaggctcaTCGTCATAGATAGCATCTAGACTTTGGTCTATTATTTCTTCGTGTACTTTTTCCTCAGGAGGTTTAAGTACAGTGTTCGCCTCCTGTCCTGTATCAATAAATTCTGTGCTTTTGGCCTCAACAGCCATATAAATaatttcggcttcgagagccgctatTCGTCTATTCTTAGCCatgtaggccgaaatcttttcaaaAAATGAGGATTCAGACATAATCAACATCTTCGTTCCAGCCCGAGGGTCGTATCcttgctgattcttcttcttcaggaTCTCCCATGATCTCACGATTCCATTGGAAACCGTTTGGTTGGAGAGTTAGAaagtataaagcattcttatttgAAGAATAAGCATCCTCAGCCGGAGCACATGGGCTTATATTTCCCAAATTCCTGTCGAAATTCGCCTTATCTACCTGGTTTACTTCATTCATGAAGTAACTCTAATCAGCTTCTATGTTTTCCACTATGCCATCTTTTCTCCAAATAGATACCCTCTGATGCATCGTCGAAGGTACTGCTCCAacaccatgaatccattctcttcCAAGGAGTAAGTTATAGTTAGCTTTCGCCGGTACTACCATGAACATAGTAGGCCTCGTGATTGATCCCACAGTTAAATCTACTTGGATTACTCCTAGAGTATGTCCTATTTTTCCTTCATAGTTTGACAGAACCATGTTATGAGGCTTCACGTCTGTGTCAAACAATCCCAATTTTTTCAGCATGAACTGAGGCATGAGATTCACCGCTGCTCCTCCATCTACCAGAACATTGTTCACAGCAACCTGTTCAATTTTGACCCTAATATAGAGGGGCTTAAGGTGATTTTGCATACCTTGATGTGGTTGCTCGAACTGGGCATTTTGCTCTTCGACAACGCCATTGTTGagaacatagtaacacacaggtttgtgttttgcCATTTTTGCTGCATCGACCTCATCATCTTCGTCAACCTCTGTTTCCTGGTTGTACTCGTGGGGTAATACTGAGACCACATTGCAAGAATTCATGTGTAGAGACGAGACTCCATCAAAGTCGAAATCATTTGTGGGTATATCATCCTCTCTCCTTTGTTCTTCTTCAGCTTTATTATAATCCATCTTGCCCCCAGCGGGGAAAAGCCTTCTTCCCACAGGAGGTTTGGTTGAATGAATTTCGTTTGGAAGGGTCCCTGTATTGCTGGATTCTCCCATTTCAATCGAAATTGTCTCCTTTCCTTACCTTTATAGTTTCCTAATCTAACGGCCTCTCTTTCTAAGGCTTGAAACTTCTTCTATAAGCCCAGGACGTTCTCCCTCCATTATCAAAGTTCCTCCACTTGTCTTTCTTTGGTCCCGCTTGAACCCATTTATGCTCTGAGACCTCTGATGGTACTTTGAAGGTAACTCTTCTTGTTTTTGGATGTGGGCTATCCTGTCTTCTTGGAATTCCTCTTTTGTCAAAAATGTATGTAAAGGTATGGATTGCCCCTGCGGGCATCCCAATTTTGATTAGAAGGAATTCTTTCAAAGGATTCAGACAACCTTCGATGGTACACCGCCCCGCACCTGGGGCATATCAAGCACTCAGTTTCGTCTTTGTGGCAACGAACAAGAAAACCTAATAGGATTTCTCCAAGCTTGGGATACACTCCCAACAATTCACTTTCTTTCCTCCAGTTCCTATGTGTTTTAGGATGTTTCTACCTTTCATAATTTTCTGCTACCCTCGGATTTACTTGTATACTGCACCTTGGGCATAGCATCATCTCAGAATTTTGTTTGTGACACCTCCAGAGATATTCCTTCAGTGTTTCGTCAGGCTTGGCCTGGTGAGAGCGCACTCCTTCTTTCTTCAAACAACTTTCAACCTCTTCCATTTCTGGGATTGAATGGTCCAGATTGACCATGTTGACGTCCAAATTAGCGCTCTAGGTAATTGACATTTCCTCAAATTTCTTTCTTAGGCCTTCAGTAGCCCTAGTAGTCTCTCCCGCAAGACCTTCAGTAGCCTTTTGTTCAACTGACAATTCAGGAGTAACATCTTCCTTCAGGCCATCAGTAACCTGTTCTCCATCTAGGACGTCTCCTCCTTCTACCATGATCCCTCTTGCTTCAACCTCGACCATGTCTACCATATTGATTTCGACAGGCTCAGAGTAATTTGTATCAGCAATGTTGAGGGGGTTAGCGTTTATCTTCATCTGGCTTTTTCCTTTGTCTGCAAATTTCAAACGCCCTTCCTTGATCGCACTCTGGATAAGATCCCTGAAAAGGAAACATTTTGAGGTTTTGTGGCCCAAAAAATTATGGTATTTACAGTAGTCTCTCTTCTTTCGTTGCTCTAACGGAGGAATCTTAATATTAAGAGGCAAACccatttggccatctttcacaagcaaatcaaatatttcgccGCATTTAGTTACGTCGAACGTGTATGTTTTCTTAGGAAATTTATCATTCTTTTCAATTTCGATAGGATTTTTTTCATTCGATGGTGTAATCATCTTGCAGGTATAGGGGCCtgcttcttttaattcggctAGATCTACTTCGCAGTCTTCGAAACCATACTGGTCTTCGAAGGTTTCTGGTTCTCCTTCATCTACTTCGACATAAGTGACCCTTTCtttcttgtaatttttatttgctctagccttttctgcttttaatatCTTAACCTGGTGAACCCTAtcagccaattgggccatatctcgtAGAtattgggtgtctaatttcttcctgaTGGAGTAATCTAGACCTCCAGCGGCCATTCGACTAATTTATGTTCAGGTACCactgtaaaacatctagctttcagcaaacggaacctatttagataatcatctataggttcagtaaacttcctcttaatacTAGCCAACTCTttgagacttatcttggtttgacccatatagaaatgttcatggaataatctttcTAACTGAGACCAAGTGTCTATGGAGTATGGTGGTAGTGTTGTGAACCATGTGAAGGCGTTTTTGGTCAACGAACTAGGAAAATATTTCATCCTCAGATCTTCATTGTTCACCAGATCACCAGCCTCAGTCatatatctggctatgtgttctgTGGTAGATTCAGTAGTATCTCCTGAAAATTTAGTAAACTTAGGGACCTTGCGCCCCCTAGGTAACTCAGTTTGCAAAACATAATCTGATAGAGGAGACGTATAATTTGGTCTTTGTAATCCTGTGTTCAAACCATTTTGCGTCATAAACCTCTCTATCATAGAAGCTAGATTTGTTTCCATCTGATTATTTTTCCTAACCCTGTGAATCACCTCATCAACATTTTGGTTTCGGTTAACCACTATGTCGCGtgaaaatcgggatgagacaccggatgccttctttgggctcgatgctcaagaaaatgattttttttttgtcacgaccaaactttttattatttccaaagtaggaaaaggaaaaaagttgcaataaccttaaaagatatgcaatgcaaataatacaaaattaaaagcaatgcaaaaagggggagagattccgggtaagagggttggttatacgaagggaaggtattagcacccaacgtatctatagtactctataggtttctttgttatgtttgtctgtgtatttcattctatgctattggggaGGTTCTGTTgcgagataggtgggacctaaggtgtttgtttgattatgctcgcaaagatcatcgcaatcttctgcatacatatcccttagagggaattagagcatctgtagctcggggtctacgggtgctaaggtttgagtggtttgagggagatagaagttttgctcgccaaggatacgaccttgtgcctacgtattctcaaagggatgttgagaaagtcagagcaatcgtagttcccacttatgctagtggaagcaaaggataagagacaaatgtcatctcaatgttcgatgtatctaatctatatcatcacatacatctgtttgtttttgtttgaaatcttttcattataagccctgggctgtgccacttatggtgcttagaatgataaagatgttttttttgtttagccagccttgtggcaaaaacaagtttgattagccagccttgtggaaaaaacttttgataagccagccttgtggtaaaaagttttgattaatcagccagccttgtggcaaaagttttgattaatcagccagccttgtggcaaaaactttgattaatcagccagccttgtggcaaaaggtttgattgattagccagccttgtggaaaaaaagaaatttgattgattgattgtgatgatatagaagagatactcctatcatagagatgataaatgtctaatctcctagggtatttgatttggatattggggatgcttttaagaagcccgtgggtccttgtacgaagcccaagaggaggctattcgagggtccttgcattgtaagcccaagagaaggctatgggagggacaatcgagggaccttgcattgtaagcccaagaggaggctatgggagggacagtcgtttgtacgaagcccaagaggaagcatggtatagttggttttagctcttagagcgatttcaccgggaaaccatactctatgtcctaacctaaactagggagattctttgcacgaagcccaataggaggctatggggaacctagtgttgtactaagttgaacaagtatatataacaggatcacaaatatgaacaagtacgaacaaatatgaacaagtacatgaacaaatatgaacaagtatgaacaattatatatgacaaggtgtgtgtgtacaatggagtttatgaaggaaatatacctgtaaggatgatcagtttatgtacacggggctcgggacttatactcggggagaggcccattgagtttattcatggctatgtaaatgtatatttacaaaagggcttgggacttataccttaaaGGAGGCCCagtgaagattttgaagaaaaccctaatttttgatcttgttattcgagggtttaaatcaaattgatcgaagtataaaaagataggtgtatatacaatgaaaaacctaGTTTTATacaagggaatgggacttataccataagggatgcccatgttttattttataaaacatggttgattgttttgttaaaaaacgcgaggtttcgtcgtttgaaaagctttgatcgttttgaaaacagtttgaaattttgacaaaagagtcaacttaattaagataaaggaAAAgcttatacctaattaagacctaagtgattagggtttgatcaaaaaatatttacaagtgattaggttttgaaaatcaaatgaaaaaaaatatttaaagtattaaaaaacacttaaaaatatgtcattttaaacctaataaaaatgtattaaataaatattatttttgtgagttttttggatattcataaaatatgtatattaaatgagaagtgtaaaaaaaatgaagtaaaaatgatgagatttgattggttaaaatgattgatgaagttgtgtaaaaaatgaagaaaaataagtgttaaaagataggttttggtccctaagggacttgaactcgtgaccttgaggtcaccaaccaaaacacttgccaactgagctgcacgtgcagcttgtaatatacacgcttccatttaattatatttaaaaacaaata contains:
- the LOC131604762 gene encoding uncharacterized protein LOC131604762, encoding MYFVIANRLLKKFEYIDIKHVPRIKNQEANDLAQIASGYKISKEKLEELVEIKGKAMATKLSPSDLERNRLGYANEEEFEVLAIDALTNTDWRIPIIEYLKDPSLNTDRKTKYRALSYVLMGNKLFKKMPEGILLKCLGENEAYMALSNVHSGTCGAHQAGHKMKWLLFRYGMYWPTMLKDCIEFAKGCQECQIHAGIQHAPASELHAIIKPWPFRGWALDLIGDVRPALAKGQ